A part of Roseitalea porphyridii genomic DNA contains:
- a CDS encoding ABC transporter substrate-binding protein: protein MIKRALLMATAMSTAGLMGANAAQAEELTLCWAAWDPANALVELSKDFEAQSGHTMNFEFVPWPNFADRMLNELNSGGKLCDLLIGDSQWIGGGAENGHYVKLNDFFEAEGISMDDFAPATVYAYSTWPKGTPNYYALPAMGDANGWFYRKDWFENEDIRAAYMEETGQELREPETQMELMQIAKFFQEREIDGQTRYGVSIFTERGSEGITMGATGALYTWGFEYETEPGTYQMEGAVNSPEAVEALEFYKELYECCTPPGYTDSYMEQSLDAFKSGQVAMAMNWFAFFPGLYADPDVGGDKIDFFVNPPQNVPASTLGGQGISVVSYSDKQDAALEYIKWFAQPDVQAKWWELGGYSAHNSVLTDPGFEDSAPFAGDFLLAMENVKDFWQEPAYAELLLAMQKRLHDYVVADQGTAQEALDKLIEDWTEVFEDEGKL, encoded by the coding sequence ATGATCAAACGTGCATTGTTGATGGCAACCGCCATGTCGACGGCCGGCCTCATGGGCGCGAACGCCGCGCAGGCCGAGGAATTGACTCTTTGCTGGGCCGCCTGGGACCCGGCCAACGCGCTGGTCGAATTGTCCAAGGATTTCGAGGCCCAGTCCGGCCACACGATGAACTTCGAGTTCGTGCCATGGCCGAACTTCGCCGACCGCATGCTCAACGAGCTCAATTCGGGCGGCAAGCTCTGCGATCTTCTGATCGGCGACAGCCAGTGGATCGGCGGGGGCGCCGAAAACGGCCACTACGTCAAGCTGAACGACTTCTTCGAGGCCGAAGGCATCTCGATGGACGACTTCGCACCGGCGACCGTCTACGCATATTCGACCTGGCCCAAAGGCACGCCGAACTATTACGCGCTGCCGGCGATGGGTGACGCCAATGGCTGGTTCTACCGCAAGGACTGGTTCGAGAACGAGGACATCCGCGCCGCCTACATGGAGGAAACCGGCCAGGAGCTCCGCGAGCCCGAAACGCAGATGGAGCTGATGCAGATCGCCAAGTTCTTCCAGGAGCGCGAGATCGACGGACAGACCCGCTATGGCGTGTCGATCTTCACCGAGCGCGGTTCGGAAGGCATCACCATGGGCGCCACCGGCGCGCTGTACACCTGGGGCTTCGAATACGAGACCGAGCCCGGCACCTACCAGATGGAAGGGGCGGTGAATTCGCCCGAGGCGGTCGAGGCGCTCGAGTTCTACAAGGAGCTCTACGAGTGCTGCACCCCACCCGGCTACACCGACTCCTACATGGAACAGTCGCTCGACGCCTTCAAATCGGGCCAGGTGGCGATGGCCATGAACTGGTTCGCCTTCTTCCCCGGCCTCTACGCCGATCCGGACGTGGGCGGTGACAAGATCGACTTCTTCGTCAACCCGCCGCAGAACGTGCCGGCCTCGACGCTGGGCGGGCAGGGCATCTCGGTCGTGTCCTATTCGGACAAGCAGGATGCGGCGCTCGAATACATCAAGTGGTTCGCACAGCCCGACGTGCAGGCCAAGTGGTGGGAGCTCGGCGGCTACTCGGCGCACAATTCGGTGCTGACCGATCCGGGCTTCGAAGACAGCGCGCCGTTCGCCGGCGACTTCCTGCTGGCGATGGAGAACGTCAAGGACTTCTGGCAGGAGCCGGCCTACGCGGAACTGCTGCTGGCCATGCAGAAGCGCCTGCATGACTACGTCGTTGCCGACCAGGGCACGGCGCAGGAGGCGCTCGACAAGCTTATCGAGGACTGGACCGAGGTCTTCGAGGACGAAGGCAAGCTCTGA
- a CDS encoding Gfo/Idh/MocA family protein, with product MAIEGRDDIAGRPIRLGMVGGGRDAFIGAVHRIASRIDGHFQLVAGAFSSTAEKSKASGRDLGLPDDRVYGDFTEMAKREARFKQGIEAVAIVTPNHMHYPVAREFLKRGIHVICDKPLTATLADARKLVNLAEKSDALFVLTHNYTGYPMVRQARQMVADGDVGTIRLVQAEYPQDWLAEPLEATGMKQAAWRTDPDKSGAGGSTGDIGTHALNLALFVSGLELSELAADLDSFVPGRRVDDNAHVMLRFAGGAKGTLWSSQVAPGNENALRLRIYGDKGGLEWSQEDPNYLWFTPLGEPKRLITRNGAGAGEAAGRVSRVPPGHPEGYLEGFANIYTEAAHAIRARAAGETPDPAVIHPTVRDGLVGVAFVDACVRSSRRNAAWTKLAI from the coding sequence ATGGCAATCGAAGGCAGGGACGACATCGCCGGACGGCCGATCCGGCTGGGCATGGTCGGCGGCGGGCGCGACGCGTTCATCGGCGCGGTGCACCGCATCGCGAGCCGGATCGACGGGCACTTTCAGCTCGTTGCCGGGGCGTTCAGTTCGACCGCGGAGAAATCGAAGGCCTCGGGCCGCGATCTCGGTCTGCCGGACGATCGCGTCTATGGCGATTTCACGGAGATGGCCAAACGCGAGGCGCGCTTCAAGCAGGGGATCGAAGCGGTCGCCATCGTCACGCCCAACCACATGCACTATCCGGTGGCGCGCGAATTCCTCAAGCGCGGCATCCATGTGATCTGCGACAAGCCGCTGACCGCGACGCTCGCTGATGCCCGAAAGCTCGTCAATCTGGCCGAGAAATCCGATGCCCTGTTCGTGCTGACGCACAATTACACCGGCTATCCGATGGTGCGGCAGGCGCGGCAGATGGTGGCCGACGGCGATGTGGGCACGATCCGGCTCGTTCAGGCCGAGTACCCGCAGGACTGGCTTGCCGAACCGCTGGAAGCGACCGGGATGAAGCAGGCCGCCTGGCGCACCGATCCGGACAAGTCCGGCGCGGGCGGGTCGACCGGCGACATCGGGACCCATGCGCTCAATCTCGCCCTGTTCGTCTCCGGGCTCGAACTGAGCGAACTGGCGGCCGATCTCGACAGCTTCGTGCCGGGCCGCCGGGTCGACGACAACGCCCACGTGATGCTGCGCTTTGCCGGCGGAGCGAAGGGCACGCTCTGGTCGAGCCAGGTCGCGCCCGGCAACGAGAACGCGCTGCGTCTTCGTATCTATGGCGACAAGGGCGGGCTCGAGTGGAGCCAGGAAGACCCGAACTATCTGTGGTTCACGCCGCTCGGCGAGCCCAAGCGGCTGATCACCCGCAACGGTGCCGGCGCGGGCGAGGCGGCCGGTCGCGTCAGTCGCGTGCCGCCGGGCCATCCGGAGGGCTATCTGGAGGGTTTCGCCAACATCTACACCGAGGCCGCGCATGCGATCCGCGCCCGGGCGGCAGGCGAGACGCCCGATCCGGCGGTGATCCACCCGACGGTCCGGGACGGGCTGGTCGGCGTCGCCTTCGTCGATGCCTGCGTTCGGTCATCCAGGCGCAACGCCGCCTGGACGAAACTGGCCATCTGA
- a CDS encoding sugar phosphate isomerase/epimerase family protein — protein MKIGFNLLLWTTHVTDADAGVLEQLKAAGYDGVEVPVFEGDEAHYAALKARLDGLGLDSTVVAIVQDEARNPMSDDPASRQAGIDYLKWLVDCSAALGAEVLCGPFYQPLGVFSGTGPTPDEWQRMVEAHRAMASHAAGAGLTIAVEPLNRFECYALNTAERAAALADAVGADQYGYLYDTFHANIEEKDPVGVIAETAGRIAHVHISENDRGTPGRGHIDFQATFDALRRAGYDGWLTVEAFGHALPDIAAATKVWRPLFGSEEQVFSEAIDLIRRGWAAAEHNA, from the coding sequence GTGAAGATCGGCTTCAACCTGCTGCTGTGGACGACGCACGTCACCGATGCCGACGCCGGCGTCCTCGAGCAACTCAAGGCGGCCGGCTATGACGGGGTGGAGGTGCCCGTGTTCGAGGGCGACGAGGCGCACTATGCGGCCCTGAAGGCCCGGCTCGACGGGCTCGGGCTCGACAGCACCGTGGTCGCCATCGTGCAGGACGAGGCGCGCAATCCAATGAGCGACGATCCGGCGAGCCGCCAGGCCGGGATCGACTATCTGAAATGGCTGGTCGACTGTTCGGCCGCGCTCGGCGCCGAGGTGCTGTGCGGGCCGTTCTATCAGCCGCTCGGCGTCTTCAGCGGAACGGGACCGACGCCGGACGAGTGGCAGCGCATGGTGGAGGCGCATCGCGCCATGGCGTCCCACGCCGCCGGCGCGGGCCTGACCATCGCGGTCGAGCCGCTCAACCGGTTCGAATGTTACGCGCTGAACACGGCGGAGCGGGCGGCGGCGCTGGCCGACGCGGTCGGCGCGGACCAATACGGCTATCTCTACGACACGTTCCACGCGAACATCGAGGAGAAAGACCCGGTCGGTGTCATCGCGGAGACGGCGGGCAGGATCGCACACGTCCACATCTCCGAGAACGACCGCGGTACGCCGGGCAGGGGACACATCGACTTTCAGGCGACGTTCGATGCGCTTCGCCGGGCCGGTTATGACGGCTGGCTGACGGTCGAGGCGTTCGGCCATGCACTGCCCGACATCGCCGCCGCCACGAAGGTCTGGCGTCCGCTGTTCGGCAGCGAAGAACAGGTCTTCAGCGAGGCGATCGACCTGATCCGGCGCGGCTGGGCGGCCGCCGAACACAACGCGTAA
- a CDS encoding sugar phosphate isomerase/epimerase family protein, translating to MKAIKGPALFLAQFAGDEAPFNSWDAITKWAADCGYAGVQVPSWDGRLFDLAKAAESKDYCDEIKGKAADNGVEVTELSTHLQGQLVAVHPAYDAAFDGFADPSVHGNPKARQEWAVDQVKKAISASRNMGIGAHATFSGALAWPYVYPWPQRPAGLIEAAFDELAARWRPILDHAEENGVDVCYEIHPGEDLHDGITFEMFLERLDGHARCNMLYDPSHYVLQALDYLDNIDIYHERIRMFHVKDAELNSTGRQGVYGGYQSWVNRAGRFRSLGDGQVDFGAVFSKLTQYDFDGWAVVEWECAMKHPEDGAREGAEFVRAHMIRITEHAFDDFAGAGTDDAANRKMLGLDR from the coding sequence ATGAAGGCAATCAAGGGACCGGCGCTCTTTCTGGCGCAGTTCGCCGGCGACGAGGCGCCGTTCAATTCGTGGGACGCGATCACCAAATGGGCGGCCGACTGCGGCTATGCGGGCGTCCAGGTTCCGAGCTGGGACGGGCGACTGTTCGACCTGGCGAAGGCGGCCGAGAGCAAAGACTATTGCGACGAGATCAAGGGCAAGGCGGCGGACAATGGCGTCGAGGTGACCGAACTGTCGACGCACCTGCAGGGCCAGCTCGTCGCCGTGCATCCGGCCTACGACGCCGCCTTCGACGGGTTCGCCGACCCGTCCGTGCACGGCAATCCCAAGGCGCGCCAGGAATGGGCGGTCGACCAGGTCAAGAAGGCGATCAGCGCCTCGCGCAACATGGGCATCGGGGCCCATGCGACCTTCTCCGGCGCGCTGGCCTGGCCCTATGTCTATCCGTGGCCGCAGCGTCCGGCGGGTCTCATCGAGGCGGCGTTCGACGAACTGGCGGCGCGCTGGCGGCCGATCCTCGATCATGCCGAGGAAAACGGCGTCGACGTCTGCTACGAGATCCATCCGGGCGAGGACCTGCATGACGGGATCACGTTCGAGATGTTCCTGGAGCGGCTCGACGGGCATGCGCGCTGCAACATGCTCTACGATCCAAGCCACTACGTGCTGCAGGCGCTCGATTATCTCGACAATATCGACATCTATCACGAGCGCATCCGGATGTTTCACGTCAAGGATGCCGAGCTCAATTCGACCGGCCGGCAGGGGGTCTATGGCGGCTATCAGTCCTGGGTGAACCGGGCGGGCCGGTTCCGCTCGCTCGGCGACGGGCAGGTCGATTTCGGCGCCGTGTTCTCCAAGCTCACGCAGTACGATTTCGACGGCTGGGCCGTGGTCGAGTGGGAGTGCGCGATGAAGCATCCCGAGGACGGCGCGCGTGAGGGCGCAGAGTTCGTCAGGGCGCACATGATCCGCATCACCGAGCATGCGTTCGACGACTTCGCCGGGGCGGGTACGGACGATGCCGCCAACCGCAAGATGCTCGGACTGGACCGGTGA
- a CDS encoding LacI family DNA-binding transcriptional regulator, producing MSRPTVHDIAQTAGVSLATVDRVLNKRPGVRAKTILRVNEAIEKLGYVRDVAAANLARQRTYDFVCVMPDAPTEFLGELRDAVAEIAAQGAMDRVRVDMRTYPADDTHALAEMIGGLAKAPPDGLALMAPETPRVRDAVRRVMQAGASIVPMVADLPTVDCGHFVGIDNVAAGRTAGTLLGRFLPERPARVMVVAGTMTARDHAERRLGFDQVMAERFAHLSVLPTLECYDRAELVAARVSEMLARHQDIAAIYSAGAGNQGLVRALASADAGARLTVIAHELTECTRAALTEGTFDAVIAQNPGHIVRSALRVLRAEVDGMETIPSQERIRTEIFLKENLP from the coding sequence ATGTCGCGACCGACAGTGCACGATATCGCGCAGACCGCCGGCGTGAGCCTGGCGACGGTCGACCGGGTTCTCAACAAGCGGCCCGGCGTGCGGGCGAAGACGATCCTTCGCGTCAACGAGGCGATCGAAAAGCTCGGCTATGTACGCGACGTTGCGGCCGCCAATCTCGCCCGGCAGCGCACCTACGATTTCGTTTGCGTTATGCCGGACGCGCCGACCGAGTTTCTGGGCGAGCTGCGCGATGCGGTCGCCGAGATCGCGGCGCAGGGCGCGATGGACCGCGTCCGCGTGGATATGCGCACCTATCCCGCCGACGACACCCATGCGCTCGCCGAGATGATCGGCGGGCTCGCCAAGGCGCCGCCGGACGGGCTGGCGCTGATGGCCCCCGAAACGCCGCGCGTGCGCGATGCGGTGCGCCGGGTGATGCAGGCGGGCGCCTCGATCGTTCCGATGGTCGCCGACCTGCCGACGGTCGATTGCGGCCATTTCGTCGGCATCGACAATGTCGCGGCGGGACGGACCGCGGGAACGCTGCTCGGCCGGTTCCTGCCCGAACGGCCGGCGCGGGTGATGGTGGTCGCCGGTACGATGACCGCGCGCGACCACGCCGAACGGCGGCTCGGCTTCGACCAGGTGATGGCCGAGCGGTTCGCGCACCTGTCGGTGCTGCCGACGCTTGAATGTTACGACCGCGCCGAACTCGTCGCCGCCCGCGTGTCGGAAATGCTCGCCCGGCACCAGGATATCGCCGCGATCTATTCGGCGGGCGCGGGCAATCAGGGGCTGGTGCGGGCGCTCGCTTCGGCGGACGCCGGGGCCCGGCTCACCGTGATCGCGCACGAGCTGACCGAGTGCACGCGCGCCGCGCTGACCGAGGGAACGTTCGACGCGGTGATCGCGCAGAATCCGGGCCATATCGTTCGCTCGGCGCTGCGTGTCCTGCGCGCCGAGGTCGACGGCATGGAGACGATCCCGTCGCAGGAACGCATCCGCACCGAAATCTTCCTCAAGGAGAACCTGCCTTGA
- a CDS encoding fumarate hydratase → MSALFPMSKTDTTFRRLTTDHVGTDSFRGEQMLVVEPEALRLLSEAAFADINHLLRPGHLKQLAAILEDPEATDNDRFVAYDLLKNANIAAGGVLPMCQDTGTAIVMAKKGRRVWTEGGDEDALGRGVRDAYEKKNLRYSQLAPLSMFEEKNTRNNLPAQIDIYEEGEDAYEFLFIAKGGGSANKTFLYQGTPSLLTHDRLIDFLREKILTLGTAACPPYHLAIVIGGTSAEMNLKTVKLASTRYLDGLPTEGSEDAHAFRDLQMEAEVHKLTQQMGVGAQFGGKYFCHDVRVIRLPRHGASLPIGLGVSCSADRQALGRITRDGVFLERLETNPAQYMPDVDVAALGGEVVRIDLNQPMTRILNELSQYPVKTRLSLTGSIIVARDIAHAKIRERLENGEPMPDYFKDHPIYYAGPAKTPEGFASGSFGPTTAGRMDSYVDQFQSFGGSMVMLAKGNRSRQVREACARHGGFYLGSIGGPAARLAQDCIKKVEVVEYPELGMEAIWRIEVEDFPAFIVIDDKGNDFFKELNLG, encoded by the coding sequence ATGAGCGCGCTGTTTCCCATGTCGAAGACCGACACCACCTTTCGCCGGCTGACGACCGATCATGTCGGCACCGACAGCTTTCGTGGCGAGCAGATGCTGGTGGTCGAGCCCGAGGCGCTGCGGCTCCTGTCCGAAGCGGCCTTCGCCGATATCAACCATCTGCTGCGCCCGGGCCACCTGAAACAGCTCGCCGCGATCCTGGAAGACCCCGAAGCGACCGACAATGACCGGTTCGTCGCCTACGATCTTCTCAAGAACGCCAACATCGCCGCCGGCGGCGTGCTGCCCATGTGTCAGGACACCGGTACCGCGATCGTCATGGCAAAGAAGGGCCGTCGCGTCTGGACCGAAGGCGGCGACGAGGACGCGCTCGGCCGGGGCGTCCGCGACGCCTACGAGAAGAAGAACCTGCGCTATTCGCAGCTCGCCCCGCTGTCGATGTTCGAGGAGAAGAACACGCGCAACAACCTGCCCGCCCAGATCGACATCTACGAGGAAGGCGAGGACGCCTACGAGTTCCTGTTCATCGCCAAGGGCGGCGGGTCGGCCAACAAGACGTTCCTCTATCAGGGCACGCCGTCCCTTCTGACCCACGACCGCCTGATCGACTTTCTGCGCGAGAAGATCCTGACGCTCGGCACGGCCGCCTGCCCGCCCTATCACCTCGCCATCGTGATCGGCGGCACCAGCGCCGAGATGAACCTGAAGACCGTCAAGCTGGCCTCGACGCGCTATCTCGACGGCCTGCCGACCGAGGGCTCGGAGGACGCGCATGCCTTCCGCGATCTGCAGATGGAGGCCGAGGTCCACAAGCTGACCCAGCAGATGGGCGTCGGCGCGCAGTTCGGCGGCAAGTATTTCTGCCACGACGTCCGCGTCATCCGCCTGCCCCGGCACGGCGCCTCACTGCCGATCGGGCTGGGCGTGTCGTGCTCGGCCGACCGCCAGGCGCTCGGTCGCATCACCCGCGACGGCGTGTTCCTCGAGCGGCTCGAGACCAATCCGGCCCAGTACATGCCCGATGTCGACGTGGCCGCGCTCGGCGGCGAGGTCGTCCGCATCGACCTCAACCAGCCGATGACTCGGATTCTGAACGAACTGAGCCAATACCCCGTCAAGACTCGTCTTTCGCTGACCGGATCGATCATCGTGGCGCGCGACATCGCGCACGCCAAGATCCGCGAGCGACTGGAGAACGGCGAGCCGATGCCCGACTATTTCAAGGATCATCCGATCTATTACGCCGGCCCGGCCAAGACCCCCGAAGGGTTCGCCTCAGGCTCGTTCGGCCCGACCACGGCCGGCCGCATGGATTCCTATGTCGACCAGTTCCAGTCCTTCGGCGGGTCGATGGTGATGCTCGCCAAGGGCAATCGCTCAAGGCAGGTGCGCGAAGCGTGCGCGCGCCATGGCGGCTTCTACCTGGGCTCGATCGGCGGCCCGGCGGCGCGGCTGGCGCAGGACTGCATCAAGAAGGTCGAGGTCGTCGAATATCCCGAACTGGGCATGGAGGCGATCTGGAGGATCGAGGTCGAGGACTTCCCCGCCTTCATCGTCATCGACGACAAGGGCAACGACTTCTTCAAGGAATTGAATCTGGGCTGA
- a CDS encoding pyridoxamine 5'-phosphate oxidase family protein, producing the protein MSFEPITDIATLEALYGAPGEASIAKVAGRITPEYRRLLEASPFFTLASVGPEGLDCSPRGERGGAFVIADEKTLIIPDRRGNNRIDTLRNIVRDPRVAFCFLIPGSKTTVRLNGTAIVTADAELLSSLERDSQLPRSAIVVTVGEIYTQCGRAVLRAGLWDPAHHVDPGAIPTPGDVLAAQTAGRIDGAAYDAEWPERAAKTMW; encoded by the coding sequence ATGAGCTTCGAGCCAATCACCGATATCGCGACGCTCGAGGCGCTCTACGGTGCGCCGGGCGAGGCCTCCATCGCCAAGGTGGCAGGCCGGATCACACCGGAATATCGCCGGCTTCTGGAGGCCTCGCCCTTCTTCACGCTGGCGAGCGTCGGGCCCGAAGGGCTCGACTGCTCCCCGCGCGGTGAACGCGGCGGCGCCTTCGTGATCGCCGACGAAAAGACCCTGATCATCCCCGACCGGCGCGGCAACAACCGGATCGACACGCTGCGCAACATCGTGCGCGATCCGCGTGTGGCGTTCTGCTTCCTCATTCCCGGATCGAAGACGACCGTGCGGCTGAACGGCACGGCGATCGTCACCGCCGATGCGGAGCTGCTTTCCTCGCTCGAACGCGACAGCCAGCTGCCGCGTTCGGCGATCGTCGTCACGGTCGGCGAGATCTACACGCAATGCGGCCGGGCGGTGCTGCGCGCCGGGCTGTGGGACCCCGCGCACCATGTCGATCCGGGCGCAATCCCGACGCCGGGCGATGTGCTCGCCGCACAGACCGCGGGCCGCATCGACGGCGCGGCCTACGACGCCGAGTGGCCCGAACGGGCGGCCAAGACGATGTGGTGA
- a CDS encoding gamma-butyrobetaine hydroxylase-like domain-containing protein, with translation MSDIWPTELRVSQDRMMLTVAFDDGTRHELPAEMLRVMSPSAEVQGHSPEQRKTIGGKKNVRIMQVEPVGNYAVRIVFDDMHSTGIFTWTYLDELGREKEARWAAYLAELEEKGLSR, from the coding sequence ATGAGCGACATCTGGCCGACCGAACTGCGGGTCTCGCAGGACCGCATGATGCTGACGGTCGCGTTCGACGACGGAACGCGGCACGAACTGCCGGCCGAGATGCTGCGCGTCATGTCGCCGTCGGCCGAGGTGCAGGGCCACAGCCCCGAGCAGCGCAAGACGATCGGCGGCAAGAAGAACGTGCGGATCATGCAGGTCGAGCCGGTCGGCAACTATGCGGTGCGCATCGTCTTCGACGACATGCATTCGACCGGCATCTTCACCTGGACCTATCTGGACGAACTCGGTCGCGAAAAGGAGGCCAGATGGGCCGCCTATCTGGCCGAGCTCGAGGAAAAGGGGCTGAGCCGATGA
- the moaA gene encoding GTP 3',8-cyclase MoaA gives MIDPFGRSITYLRVSVTDRCDFRCVYCMAEQMTFLPKKDLLTLEELDRLCTVFIEKGVRKLRLTGGEPLVRKNIMHLVRQLSRHLASGALEELTLTTNGSQLARFADELADCGVRRVNVSLDTLDPDRFRAITRWGDLSRVLGGIEAARRAGLQVKINAVALRGVNEAEIEPMMQWAHGEGHDFTLIETMPMGEIDEDRTDRYLPLTEVRASLAERYTLEDIPYRTGGPARYVRVAETGGRLGFITPMTHNFCESCNRVRLTCTGTLYMCLGQEDAADLRAPLRESEGNDRVAAAIDEAIGRKPKGHDFVIDRTTRAPAVGRHMSVTGG, from the coding sequence ATGATCGACCCCTTTGGCCGCTCCATCACCTATCTGCGCGTATCGGTTACCGACCGGTGCGATTTCCGCTGCGTCTACTGCATGGCCGAGCAGATGACGTTCCTGCCCAAGAAGGACCTGCTCACGCTCGAGGAACTGGACCGGCTGTGCACGGTGTTCATCGAAAAGGGGGTCCGAAAACTGCGGCTGACCGGCGGCGAGCCGCTGGTGCGCAAGAACATCATGCATCTGGTCCGCCAATTGTCGCGGCATCTGGCTTCCGGGGCGCTGGAAGAACTGACCCTGACGACCAACGGCTCGCAGCTTGCCCGGTTCGCCGATGAACTGGCCGATTGCGGCGTGCGGCGGGTCAACGTGTCGCTCGACACGCTGGACCCGGATCGGTTCAGGGCGATCACGCGCTGGGGCGATCTTTCCCGGGTGCTGGGCGGCATCGAGGCGGCCAGGCGCGCCGGCCTTCAGGTCAAGATCAACGCGGTCGCGCTCAGGGGCGTCAACGAGGCCGAGATCGAACCCATGATGCAGTGGGCGCACGGCGAGGGACACGATTTCACCCTGATCGAGACCATGCCGATGGGCGAGATCGACGAGGACCGCACCGACCGGTACCTGCCGCTGACGGAGGTCCGCGCCAGCCTTGCCGAGCGCTACACGCTCGAGGACATCCCCTATCGTACTGGCGGGCCGGCGCGCTACGTCCGCGTCGCCGAGACTGGCGGCCGCCTCGGCTTCATCACGCCGATGACCCACAATTTCTGCGAAAGCTGCAACCGCGTCCGGCTGACCTGCACCGGCACGCTTTACATGTGCCTTGGCCAGGAGGACGCCGCCGACCTGCGCGCGCCCCTGCGCGAATCCGAAGGCAACGACCGCGTCGCGGCGGCCATCGACGAGGCGATCGGGCGCAAGCCGAAGGGCCACGACTTCGTCATCGACAGGACGACGAGGGCGCCCGCCGTCGGCCGGCACATGAGCGTGACGGGCGGCTGA
- a CDS encoding NAD(P)/FAD-dependent oxidoreductase yields MKIAIVGGGIAGLSSAWALTKAGHQVTLYEQGPIPNPLSASGDEHRIIRRAYGGLSGYARRIDEAYGAWDELWDDLGEKHLVENGFLIVSRQPGDEAEQYRDGLIAGGYPLDLLDSGEAAERFAFLEAGTFRYAGFSPEGGALLCQKIAGGLEGWLRNHGAAVHDNTTVTAVDPAGTVITAEGATDFDIVIVTAGAWVLGLVPDLAGRLTAYRTAVAYFTPPPDLADAWADAPVMLDAGADSDGYAIPPIGGSGLKLGTGNHKRQSPPDADRTPAPDEADAIRRWFSPPLARLDEYRHEKTVTCAYTFTADERFALHRRDRLWVVSACSGHGYKFGAAVGRRVARHVPGGEADALQAWLEARD; encoded by the coding sequence ATGAAGATCGCCATCGTCGGCGGCGGCATCGCCGGCCTTTCGTCCGCATGGGCGCTGACCAAGGCCGGCCACCAGGTCACGCTCTACGAGCAGGGCCCGATCCCCAATCCCCTTTCGGCCTCCGGTGACGAGCACCGCATCATCCGCCGCGCCTATGGCGGCCTGTCCGGCTACGCGCGGCGTATCGACGAGGCCTACGGCGCATGGGACGAACTGTGGGACGATCTGGGCGAGAAGCATCTTGTCGAGAACGGCTTCCTGATCGTCAGCCGGCAGCCCGGCGACGAGGCCGAGCAATATCGCGACGGGCTGATCGCCGGCGGCTATCCGCTCGATCTGCTCGACTCGGGCGAGGCGGCAGAGCGCTTTGCGTTCCTTGAGGCCGGCACTTTCCGATATGCCGGCTTCAGCCCGGAGGGCGGCGCCCTGCTGTGCCAGAAGATCGCCGGCGGCCTTGAGGGTTGGCTCCGGAACCACGGCGCCGCCGTGCACGACAACACCACGGTGACCGCCGTCGATCCTGCCGGCACGGTCATAACGGCCGAAGGCGCAACCGATTTCGACATCGTCATCGTGACCGCTGGCGCCTGGGTGCTCGGCCTGGTGCCGGATCTGGCGGGGCGGCTGACCGCCTATCGCACGGCCGTCGCCTATTTCACGCCGCCGCCGGACCTCGCAGACGCCTGGGCCGACGCGCCCGTCATGCTGGATGCCGGCGCCGATTCGGACGGTTATGCGATCCCGCCGATCGGCGGGTCGGGCCTGAAGCTCGGCACCGGCAACCACAAGCGGCAATCGCCGCCGGACGCCGATCGCACGCCCGCCCCGGACGAGGCCGACGCGATCCGCAGATGGTTCTCGCCGCCGCTCGCAAGGCTGGACGAATACCGGCACGAAAAGACGGTCACCTGCGCCTACACCTTCACCGCCGACGAGCGCTTTGCACTGCACCGGCGCGACCGGCTGTGGGTGGTTTCCGCCTGTTCGGGACATGGCTACAAGTTCGGCGCGGCGGTCGGCCGGCGCGTCGCGCGCCATGTTCCCGGTGGCGAAGCGGACGCGCTGCAAGCCTGGCTCGAAGCGCGCGATTGA